The Quercus lobata isolate SW786 chromosome 9, ValleyOak3.0 Primary Assembly, whole genome shotgun sequence region ttGAGCTTTGACTAAATTTGGACATTGAgaattttgtaactttgagcatgtTAGGTTAAAAGGATGCAgacatatatttatatgttactTCTAGTTCTGGTTTGAAACAAGACACAACCCCTGATTTCACacttagaagttagaacaaGAATGAAGTAGTACCGAGATTAAAGAATTAATGTTTGTTGATATGGTCGGCAAGGCAAAGACCTTGAACTTTGAGCTTGAAATACTCAAACGTACGTGTGTTTCTTAAAAGCACAGCATTCTTGGTCTGCTCAGTGCCCTTGTCTTCATAGTTGGACTTGCATTTTTTTGGCACATTCAGTTTGGAACCTTACATTGGTATGAATAATTAATCCAATTGTATTATAATGTTTATATGTAAaagttttgaataaaaaataacagaCAGCCTACAGTGTGTTATCGTGTTCCTTATCATATTGCGTGATTGGAAGTTAGAAGTTGGAACATGAAAAGGGAAAGGAGAGAAAATGCTAATCTATTGACTGACACATTCTATTTCCAAAAGACATTCGAAATCTATCGGATTTATACTCAAATTATATGCAACAACAATAATTATCATATCTTAAATTATctacatttattattttttgatccATTAACCTATCAAATTGTCTAATATGTTTGagatctatatatttttttttaaataaattcggatttaaaataattaatttcaatcCAAAGAtgtattttttcattattttttttttttggagaatcaagtcaaaaaactattattaatcaAAGGTACTATCAAGGATTACATGCTGTTGCACATCACTTGGGATGTCATTCGACCAAACATGGGGGCAAGGTATGGTTTTAGACGCCTTAGCCAACTTATCTGCTACGGCATTCCCCTGCCTCTTCACATGAACAAACGAAACTGATACAAAGTTCAGCGCCAGTGTTCTCACTTCATCCAGGATATGACCATATGAGCTGAAGCACGGAGAGCCCGAATTGATCGCTGCTGTAATGGTTTCAGAATCCCCTTCAATCACCATGTCTGCAAGTCCAAGCTGAAGCGCGAAACGTACGGCTGTTCTACATGCGATGACCTCGACCTCTTCCACTGTTCCTGATAGCGCCATTCTATCTGAAATAGCACCACAGACCCGTCCGTCCGCATCTCTAACTACCGCTCCAACTCCTGCCTGCCAAATTTCTTTGAACAGAGCACCATCATAATTGACTTTGTGCTGTGAGTTATGGGGCGGGTACCAACGCGATGTATTTGAGGGCCTAGGCTCGGAAAAAGGATGTTCTTATGCTAGCCGGAATTCAGTTAACCTCTCACGCATGTTCTGGTACAGCTGGTGAAATGGGAGGGAAGGTGCTTGCATTCTTGTAGCGTTCCTCTTGTTCCAAATACCCCAGGTGACCATAGCAAACCGTTCAGCCAGGTTTGGTTCGTCTACATTTGAGATACCAGTCCATAGATCCCTGAAGTCGACGAAGCGCATTGAGAGCTGATTTCTGAGGACTTCTTCTTCCCACCAAACCTCCTTGAGGACTTGGCATCCCCACAATGCATGACCCGTGTCCTCCACTTCCTCATTGCACCACTCACAGAGGGCATTCCTTGTGACGTTCCTGACTAGCAGATTCTTTTTTATGGGGAGTGATTCCCAGCAAGCTCTCCATAGGAAGTGCTTGATTTTATTTGGGATATTTATGGACCAAATTCTTCTCCAACAGCTGGTATTGGCTGATGAATCAGATGGGCTAGGAGTGGATGAAACCTGGTTGGACGATAGCATTTTGTATGCACTCTTTGTTGTGTACCTCCCTGATTTTGTACCAGCCCAAATAAGAAGATCTTGGGCGTGGTTTAAGCATAGGGGGATTCCCAGAATTTGTTGGGCTTCATGGGGAAAGAATTCTTGTGTTACCCGTTCTCTAATCCACCTTGGGCCATCCTCATCAATTAGAGCACATACCTTTGCGTTCATCGGGAGGTTTTTTTGAGGAGAGATTATGTGTTTTGTTGATTTATCAGGCAGCCACTTATCACCCCTAATCTGCACTTTAGTGCCATCCCCAATCCGCCAATATGCTCCTTGCTTGACTACCTCCCTCGCTTTGAGGATGCCTTGTCAAGCATATGATCCATTCGTTTTCACCCCACTTTCAAGAACCGAGCATGTAGGGAAAAACCTTGCTTTGAAGACTTTGTAGAACATGGAATCGGTATTATGGATTAGTCTCCAAACCTGTTTGCCTAGGAGAGCAAGATTGAATTTTTCCAATTCCCTAAATCCCAAGCCACCATGTAGTTTTGGTAGGCAAAGTTTTTTCCATGCTATCCAATGGTTTTTCCTCGCCTCACCCGAGtacccccaccaaaactttctaGTCAGTGCTTCAATGTCTTTGCACAAATTTTTGGGAAGTTTGAAACATCCCATAGTGAAGGTCGGCATTGCTTGGATGACTGCGTTGATTAAAATCTCCCGACCTGCTTGTGATAGGAGTTTTTCTTTCCAGCCTTGGATTTTGTGCCACACTCTCTCCCTAATGTAACTGAAGGTTTCTCTTTTTGCTCTCCCCACAAATGATGGCAtacccaaatatttttcatattgagTCACCTCCTCAACTCCCACTAAGACCTTCACCCTATTCTTGGTGTCTTCATGTGTGTTTGTGCtgaaaaataattgagttttgTCACGGTTGATTTTCTGACCAGATGCTTCTTCATACACTGTGAGGATATTCAACACTTTTTGGCAATCTGAATCTGTTGCTCTACAAAAGAGCAAGCTATCATCCGCAAAGAATAAATGGGTAATTTTTGGCCCTTCTTTGCAAAGAGACACCCCCCTAAGTTCTCCACTATTAGCTGCCTGTTGAATTAGAGAGTGAAGACCTTCTGCACATAAAATAAACAAGTAAGGTGATAGGGGGTCTCCTTGACGGAGACCCCTACTTGGGTGAAAAAATCCATGGGGTTCCCCATTAATCATGACAGAGAAAGAGACCGATCGAAAGCAACAACCCACTAGCTTCCTCCATttatcatcaaaacccaatctcTCCATGATTTTATCTAAGAATGCCCATTCAACTCTATCATAGGCTTTACTCATGTCGAGTTTTAGAGCCATGAACCTTGTTTTgcctttccttttattttttaggtggTGGAGTGTTTCAAAGGCCACAAGAATGTTGTCGGTGATGAGACGATCTGACATGAAGGCACTTTGGGTTTCGGACACAAGTTTAGGGAGGATTTTTTTAAGTCGGTTTGCTATGGCCTTTGAGATTATTTTGTATATGACATTGCATAGGCTTATGGGGCGGTAATCTTTTAGGTTTGTGGGGGATTTTGTTTTGGGGATTAAGGTAATGAAAGTATGGTTTAGGTTTGGAGGCATTATTCCCGTATTTAAGACAGATAAGGATGCATCTATAACATCAGAACTAACAGTATTACAATaagatttgtaaaaaattggGGGCATACCATCCGGACCAAGGGCTGTCATAGGTTTCATTTGCTTAAGTGCTTGCTCTACCTCCATGGCTGTGAAAGGCTGGTTAAGTTCGGCATTCATTTGCGTTGTCACTTTTGGTTCAATCCCCTGGAGGATTGGATCAAACCCGACTATGTTGGCTGACTGGAAGATGGATTGGAAGTAGTGCACAAACGCCTCCCCAATCTTCTACTCATCCTCCACCACTTCCCCACTATCTAGGGTCAGTTTGGAGATGAAATTTCTTCGATTTCTCTGGTTTGCACGGCTGTGTAAATAGGCTGTGTTAAGGTCCCCTGCTTTCAACCAATTCACCCGTGATCTTTGCAACCATAGGCACTCCTCCTTGACCATTAGATCATGCACCTCAGTCCTCAATGTTCTCACATGGGAATTGTTGGATCCGTTCATGGCATTTGCTTCCGCCTGCAttagcaattttttcttttgttgcagCGTGTGGCGAATGTTGCCAAAAGAATGTTTGCTCCAATTCTGCAGGGATAACAGGCATGCCTCTAATTTTTTTGTCACTCTGCCCATCGGATTTTCCATTGCTTGGCTCTCCCAAGAATTTTTTATCACTGCTTCACACCCTTCATCTCTCATCCAGACCGCTTCAAACCTAAAAGGTTTCTTTTTCCTGTAAAAACGTGCATTTTCATCATCAGTACAAATCCACAATGGGCTATGATCCGAGAGCGAACCAGATATATGATGAACTCTAGTTGATGGGAACATTTGAATCCAAGGATTGGTTGCTACTCCTCTGTCCAACCTAATCCAAGTCACTGCACCATCAAACTGATTGTTACACCATGTGAACGGGGTgccaacaaaacccaaatcctaaAATCCACAAAAATCCATAGCATCCCTAAAATCAATCATTTGTCTCTCCCGACGTGTAGCACCCCCCAGCTTCTCTTCTGCTCTGACAATCTCATTGAAATCCCCCGCACAAATCCAAGGGAGATCCATTTTGAGGCTTAAATGTTTTAGTAGTGCCCAAGAATGTTCCCGGTTGGCCGTTACAGGGTTTCCGTAGAATCTCGTAAACCGCCAGGCGTCATCCATTCCTGGGTTCACCACTGCATCAATGTACGTTGGGGTTGCATCAAGTACGTGTAGATTGATGTCTCTGCTCCAGAACAGGGCAAGGCCACCACCTGTGTTGAATCTAGAGACTATGTGGACATTGTCTAACTGTAGTTTTGCCCTTAACTTTTTCACATAAatatcttttgattttgtttccaTGAGAAAAACAATTGTGGGAGAGTATTTTCTCACCATCTTGGTGAGTTCCTGAACTGCACATGGTCGTCCCAAACCACGGCAGTTCCAACTTAAGGTGTTCATTGTGGTCGGCGGTGCTACCTGGCAGCCACCACCGTTGAGTAAGCTTCTGGGGATTCCTCATAATGCACTGATACTTTTTTTGAGGGATGGCTACCTTCTTCAAATTCATCATTCCTTTTGTGTTTTCTCTCAGTCATGAGCACATCAGTTGGGCTGCTTTGTTTATCACGTGGAATTCTGACCCACGTTGATTTGGTTGACATCGGTTTTTGTTTGGTCTGAATGTTGTTTGAAGGCTGGTGATTAGTGCTCGGCCCACTGGTGGTAAGGGAATTTTGGGGTTGGCTAGGAGTGTTGTTGATGGGTTGAGGATTGGTGCACGGTCTAATTGAGGTAAGGGTGGGTTGGTTTTGGGTCTGTGTGTTGTTATTGGGCTGATGAAAGGAGCTCGGCCCAATGTTGGTTAGGGTGAGTTGGGTTTTAATGTTTTGTTGTAGGTTAATTTTTGTATCGGTTTCAGATTGTATGGgattaaactctctctctctgccatCAATGTTGTCTTTGATTCTGGGATTTTCAATAGTTGCCGTTTCAGTGCCAGGAATGCAGCCGTTATGGTTATTGATTGCTCCATTCTTCTGCCAATCAACCTCGGATTCATGATCATTCAATGCCTCATTTATTGCCATGACAGGGACAGATGTTGGGATTGTCGTCGGGGTTGGTGGGGGATCACGTGGCTGGGCTGTCGGTGGTTGAGTAGGTTTGCCGGTGGGTGTTTGTGTTGGAGGTTTTTTGTATGTTGGATGTCGCGGTCTGGTTCCAGGAACGGTAATGGATGTTTTCCTGGTAGTGATATCGATCTCTGCTCTCATCCAATCCCCAAAGTTCTGGTCTTTCTTTTTCAACGAGCCTTTGCTTCTCAACCAATGTTCACAATCTCTGTCATCATGAGATACCAATCTGCACCAGTAGCAGAAATTTGGGAGGCGTTCGTACTTCAAGATTGCGCACCCAATAACAGACCCCTCATGCCATACCTTGCGTACCCTGTTCAAAGGTTTAGTGATATCAATTCGCACTCGAACACGTAAATAGTTACCCTTACCTCCTTCGCTTTCTGAGTCGGTCATGAGTTGAATTATGCCCAGTGAGTTTCCAATGGCGTCACGAGTTTCCTGGTTTAGGCATTGGACTGGTAAATCATGTATTTGGATCCAGAATGTTGTAAACTGGAAGGCAAGTGATGATATAGGCACATTTGCAGTCACTTTTTCAAAGACCACAAGGTGTTTGTCATAAGTCCAGGGCTCATGTTCAAGTACCCTGCCCAAATCACATTCATCTTCAAAGTTAAAAAATAGGATATTGTCGCCCATGTCCTTAATTTGGAAATCCTTTTTCGATCTCCAGAGTGGCCTGAACGTACGGGCCACTGATTCCACATTGACTActctttttgtcaaaaaatttgcAGCAAGAGTGAAGGATTCCGGCTCTGTTTTCTTTGGGCATGCTATTCCAACTTCTTCTTCATCTAATAGCGACAGTTTTGTCCATAATCCTTCAAGGGAATCCATGTTTGTATGTTGAGAAGGGTGTGAGGAATGCAAAGGTTGTGTTTTGGATGGTTAGTTGGGACTCCCTACCAGTCGCAGAAAACTAGAGGGAAACGGGCAACCTATACAAGGACAAGGACGGGAAAGCTCCATtggacaaaaataaattgaagtgGATTGAATGAACTAAACAGAATTGGACTGAAATGAAGAGAAATgaaccaaatttgactaaaGTAGACTAAATTGGACCCAAGTGAAGAAAATTGGACAAAAATAGACCAAAGTGACTAGACTATACTAGATGGACTAAAATGCAACACTAATGAGGCTCAGTGGAAgcgtagcaataataaatattacgcctcaacttttagattttatataaatatagatgtGTAAGTAGAAGTCTCCAcatggaaataaaaaaataaaaatttgaaaaagaaatataatataatttggtTACAAATCCATAAGAGTAAGCTTTTGACTTAagtgattatcaaaaaaagtttttgatttaAGTAATATgctttatcttatattttagTGTTAATTAGAAGGCTATATGCTTTAAAGTCCagaaaagttcaaaaatcatGCACTTGGATACCCATTTGGCAAGAGATTTCTAGTATCGTTGTTTAAATGTTGTGGAAATACATGTAGattaaaaagtattgtgaaaatacgtgttgtGGTTTTAAACACTAAAAgctattatttaaacaacagtacCAAACACCTCCTCCTATATTTCAAGAAAATAGAAGGATTCAATTTTGATTCCTTTAAAATTCCCTCTCATTACATTAGTAGTAGTAGAAgtagttggattttttttttttttctaataaccCATaaatccttttctttattattatttttttttttccactagaGGTTCATTGGACAAATGAGTTATACAATGAGAGGTAGCTCTCTCCTTTCTCATAGATCTCTCCTCTTGTTAGTTGTTATAAACATGATACAGTCCTAAAAGCTCTACTTATAGCAACGTCTAACAGACCCTTTATCAACTAGGCCGACActgaaacaaatataaacagAAATCCAATATCACTGGCCCAAACATGCCAGCGGacataatacatatacatagtGACCTCCATACACaaaacaattacaatttttggaaaatattctTGTGGAGTGGGAGCATATGTGCCTAGGGAGCAAATATCTAGCCCAAACAGCAAATTCATCACCCAATTTCAACAGATCCTGAATGCAAGTTTGATCAACCAATCTAGGATCAATAAACCTATGCgcaaattttcacttttttttcatcACAGTTACTAATGTGGCCTGTTATTATTGGTACATAATAAAAGTAGAGTAAGAGGTGAGCCATTGGGAAAGTGGTGGTGCTCCAATCACAAAATGTCACTTAAGAGGTTGTGAAAAATGCCCTCTGTAAAATTACTCATCTAGAATAGGTCCATGATGCAAAATCTCAAATAGTTCAGTTTCCAACATGGCTTAGATGGAAATTTATTTCATAAGGTGAAAAACCAGCCTAAAAATGGTGACAAGCTCTCCATTTTATGAGTTATCTTCCCCTTACTAACGCCTAATCGATCAAAGCagcaaaatattttactttgaaatttACTATGGCATCTAGGAGAGAATATAGCCACTAAATCACAGTAGAAAATTTAGTAAAAGTGGCAACTTCTGAGAAGAACAAGGCAACACAATGCAGGACCATCCACATATTTGTTGTGTAtagcaatttaatttttctgagaggagaaaaaaagaactatATTTGCACCTTTTTTCTTCCTACACAAATAAAACTTTTTGAGTGAGTTGCCTTTATATACAGAGAAAGAAGCTTATGTATACTATTAAAAAGGGAGGAAaagagaaattcaaaaaaaaaaaattcaggcaATTTGGCAACCACAAGTCGTGCGTGCCAACAAAGCCTTAAGAGGTGTATGACTGACCAGGAACCTCATTTGAGAACTCAGAGTATGttacaacaaaagaaaacatattACATACTCACATTTGAAGAAGATTATTAACGGTAACAGAGACAGAATTTGTTCGCTGCAAGTCCTGCAAAATTTGGTACATTGGATCTCAAACAGATTAGACAAATTTTGGAAAGCAAAAAtataacaaagaaagaaaagggaaagaatGTAGGACTtcaatacaacaacaacaacaaaaatttcaaatctacatgaccaatttttaaagaaaattatataaataaatggtcCTACTATACCtcacaaattataaatttttatatatacatgtatatatTATACCTCAGGTGATATGACTGACTCAGACAACCAACTTCAGGGAGCATAGAGAAATAGTGTGTGCTTGTGTGTGTCCAAATTATACCTGCAAAATTATGTCATCAGGCATGTGTGGCAAAACCTCCCGTACTGTCTCAGCCATGGCAAGAATGTTCGCTATGTTATCATTTGCAGGGAGTGAGGCAGTCCTCATATGTAAACCACCAGTGCCTCCAGTGTATCTGCCACCACCAGCATGAGGGATGGGTCCACCAGTTGCGGCAGCCTGAGAGGGATTCATAGGCCAAAGGCTCCAAGCAGAATCTTCAAGGGTTGTCTGTGCATAGGTTTCTCCTACAGAAGCGAGATGCCTCATCATCATCTGAACTCTCCCTAATCCAACTGATCTGATTGCAGTAGAGGGTCCAGCCCCATCAACACCCTGGCTTGGCCAAGCATTTAACCAACTTGATTCCAGTCCTGCAGTCCTATGGAGCAAAAGGAGAGAatatttcccaaaaaaagaaattttttttgttaatttactGCACCAAcaattattcatatatattgCTTGAAGAAGGCTGCACTACTGAGAAAACAAGAGAACAAGATTCCCATAATCTAAGTGGACTCCAAAGCCAATTTGTATGCTTTTTTGGTTAGAGGTAGCAAGGTTCTTATTTCAAGGCAGGCAAGAGAAACTACAATGACATAAAGTTAGGAAACAAACCTCCAAGGACCACCTTCTATAGGGTTCTGTGTCTGATTGGGGAATACTCCAGTAGGTAGGGTATGTTCAGAATTGTTTTGCCGATCAAGTCCAGCACCTATTTGACGGGCAAGCTGCTCATCAGTCAAAACCTCCCCAGTACGAGGAGTAACTTCATTTTCAGGTCTGCCAATAAAAAGTGGTTTTCGACAAGTGGGACATGAATAAGTCTCACTCAAACCTTGATCCAACCTGGCATTAGTGAGTAAGTTTCAGCATGACTCACATGCTTGAATATACAAAACCAAAAggtgaaaaatcagaaaaagcATGAATCATACCAAGATCTCAAGCATGCAAGATGAAAAAGATGTTTGCAGTGCAGCCTTTTAGCCTTGGCCATAGGTTCCTGTAATTAGCCGAGTTCAACATTGAAGCATGAATAATAACTAAAAGGTAAACAATAAAAGACCAAATCATACCCGACAGATGGCACATTCATCATCATAAGCTTGTAGCTCTTCAGTAGTTGCGTCAGGAAGAGCAGCATGAAGAGCACCTAAAGCTTTTCTCAATTTGATGAATCCTTTTATACGCTTGAACATAGCACCTAGCAAGGCCTGATCAGAAATTCTAAATTGATTATAGATTGAACATGACATTGAATGTCAGATAACCAAATAATATTAACATTCAAATCAGAGAGTAGAATGAAATATTTACACAAATATTTACACGTATATTTAGAAAAAGGACTGCATCCACGAGATGGAATGCCATGCCATGAAGCC contains the following coding sequences:
- the LOC115960163 gene encoding E3 ubiquitin protein ligase RIN2 isoform X2 produces the protein MGVRYIAVSAASTVLSFVFLQFWTELSLDNLKSDGLIAENYIHSENASRVIELLSGSYATIGLLTNFVLNVFVLLVLCLKTIFFVELYPPETRKLLERLVNYVIYKGTFLPLVIPPTIFHAGLWSVWLAVLCSLKMFQALARDRLERLNASPSATPWTYFRVYSVLLLVLSVDFFWIRLCLVIYRMLGSSMFLLLFFEPLSIAFETLQAILVHGFQLLDIWLHSAGNSANCQRFKFLDTSAAGSLWEWKGILIRNVGFSLDMATLLMALGHYVHIWWLHGMAFHLVDAVLFLNIRALLGAMFKRIKGFIKLRKALGALHAALPDATTEELQAYDDECAICREPMAKAKRLHCKHLFHLACLRSWLDQGLSETYSCPTCRKPLFIGRPENEVTPRTGEVLTDEQLARQIGAGLDRQNNSEHTLPTGVFPNQTQNPIEGGPWRTAGLESSWLNAWPSQGVDGAGPSTAIRSVGLGRVQMMMRHLASVGETYAQTTLEDSAWSLWPMNPSQAAATGGPIPHAGGGRYTGGTGGLHMRTASLPANDNIANILAMAETVREVLPHMPDDIILQDLQRTNSVSVTVNNLLQM
- the LOC115960163 gene encoding E3 ubiquitin protein ligase RIN2 isoform X1 yields the protein MGVRYIAVSAASTVLSFVFLQFWTELSLDNLKSDGLIAENYIHSENASRVIELLSGSYATIGLLTNFVLNVFVLLVLCLKTIFFVELYPPETRKLLERLVNYVIYKGTFLPLVIPPTIFHAGLWSVWLAVLCSLKMFQALARDRLERLNASPSATPWTYFRVYSVLLLVLSVDFFWIRLCLVIYRMLGSSMFLLLFFEPLSIAFETLQAILVHGFQLLDIWLHSAGNSANCQRFKFLDTSAAGSLWEWKGILIRNVGFSLDMATLLMALGHYVHIWWLHGMAFHLVDAVLFLNIRVNICALLGAMFKRIKGFIKLRKALGALHAALPDATTEELQAYDDECAICREPMAKAKRLHCKHLFHLACLRSWLDQGLSETYSCPTCRKPLFIGRPENEVTPRTGEVLTDEQLARQIGAGLDRQNNSEHTLPTGVFPNQTQNPIEGGPWRTAGLESSWLNAWPSQGVDGAGPSTAIRSVGLGRVQMMMRHLASVGETYAQTTLEDSAWSLWPMNPSQAAATGGPIPHAGGGRYTGGTGGLHMRTASLPANDNIANILAMAETVREVLPHMPDDIILQDLQRTNSVSVTVNNLLQM